The Chloroflexota bacterium genome segment TCGCCGATTCAGATGCGGCCGTTCTCGAAGCCTTCGTTACTGAGGCGACCGTGGCCGTCTGATGGCCAAGTTTCCCGCAGATGCCCCGAAAGGCCGGGTCTTCAAGGCGTTTGAATCCCTCGGCTTTCGCTTTGTCCGCGAGGGCAAGCACATCGCTATGATTCGCGAGGAGCCGGATGGCAGGCGCA includes the following:
- a CDS encoding type II toxin-antitoxin system HicA family toxin, producing MAKFPADAPKGRVFKAFESLGFRFVREGKHIAMIREEPDGRRTPLTMPNHLRIKGPTLRAICTQARISREDFLKAYDEV